One window from the genome of Syntrophales bacterium encodes:
- a CDS encoding efflux RND transporter permease subunit gives MNPARFTVRRPVFTIMATFIAVTIGMVSLAKLPIDLMPEVTYPTLTIMTTYENAAPEEMEELVTRPIEQAVAAVAGVEQINSNSSEGSSIVRVSFSWGTDIDAATNDIRDRLDRIGTILPDDITRPQVRKFDISATPILTLGVASPLDPLELRHLVDDRIRYRIERIPGIAAVDIWGGLEREIQVNLDLNKIQALGMTLDGIRQAIRDANITVPAGDIERGRFDVSLRTPGQFANLDELSSTVVAFRESAPITLDQVAEILDTHRRVTRIIRINDQPGVRLAVRKQPDANTVAAAQAVLRELENIHDDFPQVSIFPLRDASQYIRLAIDNVRGSILYGGALAVVLLLFFLRSPLSTLVVAVAIPVSVISTFALIYFGGFTLNLMTMGGLALGVGMMVDSSIVVLENIFRLREQERLNAEEAAIRGTGEVAVAIVAGTLTTLAIFLPMFFARELAGILFQQLAWVVGFALLASLFVALTVTPMLSARLIRPSREEIRKKNRFLTRLSTSSGDLFASLEQRYRQILRGALSRRGLVITAFGSAFLVSVVLVSFVGTEFMPAADEGEVRITIEMESGTRLALLDETVRRIEQTVVPAVPEATTVNVVIGGSSFRAGAAMTGDIRLALVPLAQRSRSSEQIADDLRGRLKDIPGVGIRTQASGGFFVLRLAAAGDDRLTIDVRGFDFGMLDSVAGDVYEAIKDVPGIADVRLSREDPMPLEVIRIDRVRAADLGLSVVRIARTIETAIAGSTAGQFRDGGSEYRIFMRLKDAELLDLDDILNVSVMNDRGEFISLRNVVSIERADSPRNIERQDQQRVSRVHVNISGRDLGSVASDIRDRIAALPVARDIDITFGADYEQQERAFGELGLGLIMAIALVYMVMACLYESLSDPLIVMFSVPMALIGVVAMLLATGTTINSQSAIGGIMLVGIVVNNAILIVDQAGRFRRRGGMNALEAALEAGCRRLRPILMTSLTTMMALMPLALGIGEGSEQQAPMARVVVGGLMSSTFITLILIPAIYSLFYGHRDGSPVSSFLGRSDQ, from the coding sequence ATGAACCCGGCTCGCTTCACTGTCCGACGGCCTGTTTTCACGATCATGGCAACATTCATCGCCGTCACGATCGGCATGGTATCCCTCGCGAAGCTTCCCATCGACCTCATGCCGGAGGTTACCTACCCCACACTGACCATCATGACCACTTACGAAAATGCCGCTCCCGAGGAAATGGAAGAGCTGGTAACCCGCCCGATCGAGCAGGCCGTGGCCGCCGTTGCCGGTGTGGAACAGATCAACTCAAACTCGTCGGAGGGCTCAAGCATCGTTCGGGTATCGTTTTCCTGGGGTACCGACATCGACGCGGCCACCAACGATATCCGGGACCGTCTGGACCGTATCGGCACCATTCTGCCCGATGACATCACCCGACCGCAGGTCCGCAAATTCGATATTTCGGCCACACCCATCCTGACTCTCGGCGTGGCGAGCCCCCTGGACCCGCTTGAACTGCGTCACCTTGTCGATGATCGGATACGCTACCGTATCGAAAGGATCCCCGGCATCGCCGCTGTGGACATATGGGGAGGCCTGGAACGGGAAATTCAGGTCAACCTCGATCTCAACAAGATCCAGGCCCTGGGGATGACCCTGGATGGAATCCGTCAGGCCATTCGGGACGCGAATATCACTGTTCCCGCAGGCGACATCGAACGGGGCCGTTTCGATGTATCTCTTCGAACACCGGGACAGTTTGCAAACCTGGATGAACTGTCGTCCACGGTGGTGGCATTCCGGGAGAGCGCGCCCATCACCCTTGACCAGGTGGCTGAAATCCTCGACACCCACCGCCGGGTAACCAGGATCATCCGCATCAACGACCAGCCCGGGGTCCGCCTCGCCGTGAGAAAACAGCCTGACGCAAACACGGTGGCTGCGGCACAGGCGGTGCTGCGGGAGCTGGAGAATATCCACGACGACTTCCCCCAGGTCTCCATCTTCCCCCTCAGGGACGCCTCCCAGTATATCCGGCTTGCCATCGACAATGTGCGCGGCTCCATACTTTACGGCGGCGCGCTGGCGGTAGTGCTGCTTCTCTTTTTCCTGAGGAGTCCCCTGTCCACCCTGGTCGTCGCCGTGGCGATTCCTGTTTCCGTTATCTCGACCTTCGCGCTCATATATTTCGGAGGCTTCACCCTGAATCTCATGACCATGGGCGGTCTCGCCCTGGGCGTGGGCATGATGGTGGACAGCTCTATCGTTGTTCTGGAAAACATTTTCCGCCTCAGGGAACAGGAACGGCTGAACGCCGAGGAGGCCGCCATCAGGGGGACCGGGGAGGTTGCCGTCGCCATCGTCGCGGGAACCCTGACCACCCTGGCTATTTTTCTGCCCATGTTCTTCGCCCGGGAACTCGCGGGAATTCTCTTTCAGCAACTCGCCTGGGTGGTGGGATTCGCGCTCCTGGCATCACTCTTTGTCGCGCTCACCGTCACACCCATGCTGTCGGCGCGCCTGATTCGGCCGTCCCGGGAAGAAATCCGTAAAAAGAACCGTTTTCTGACGAGACTTTCAACCTCGAGTGGCGATCTCTTCGCGTCCCTGGAACAGCGTTACCGGCAGATACTGCGGGGAGCCCTTTCCCGCCGGGGGCTGGTCATCACCGCTTTCGGATCGGCCTTTCTCGTTTCGGTCGTCCTTGTATCCTTTGTGGGAACGGAATTCATGCCCGCCGCCGATGAAGGCGAGGTCCGAATCACCATTGAAATGGAGTCAGGCACGCGGCTCGCCCTGCTCGACGAAACAGTGCGCCGCATCGAACAGACGGTTGTACCCGCCGTTCCGGAAGCAACGACGGTAAACGTCGTGATCGGAGGTTCCTCCTTTCGCGCCGGCGCGGCCATGACCGGCGATATCCGCCTGGCGCTGGTCCCCCTGGCGCAACGGTCCCGATCGAGTGAACAGATCGCCGACGACCTTCGCGGGCGTCTCAAGGATATTCCCGGTGTCGGGATCCGTACCCAGGCGAGCGGCGGCTTCTTCGTACTGAGACTGGCAGCCGCCGGTGACGACCGGCTGACCATCGATGTGCGGGGCTTCGATTTCGGCATGCTCGACAGCGTAGCCGGAGACGTGTATGAGGCCATCAAAGATGTACCCGGCATTGCCGATGTACGGCTGAGCCGCGAGGACCCCATGCCGCTTGAAGTAATTCGTATCGACCGTGTCCGGGCAGCGGATCTCGGTCTTTCCGTGGTCCGCATCGCCCGGACCATCGAAACGGCAATCGCGGGATCGACAGCCGGCCAGTTTCGCGACGGCGGTTCCGAGTACCGGATATTCATGCGCCTGAAGGACGCGGAGCTTCTCGATCTCGATGATATTCTCAACGTAAGCGTCATGAACGACCGGGGCGAATTTATCAGCCTGCGTAACGTGGTGAGCATAGAGCGTGCCGACAGCCCCCGGAACATCGAACGGCAGGACCAGCAGCGTGTAAGCCGCGTTCACGTCAATATCAGCGGACGAGATCTCGGGTCCGTGGCATCCGATATCAGGGACAGAATTGCCGCCCTCCCGGTGGCCCGGGATATCGACATAACTTTCGGCGCCGACTATGAACAGCAGGAACGGGCCTTCGGTGAACTGGGACTGGGCCTCATCATGGCCATCGCCCTTGTTTACATGGTCATGGCCTGCCTGTACGAATCTCTGTCGGACCCGCTCATCGTCATGTTTTCAGTTCCCATGGCCCTGATCGGCGTTGTCGCCATGCTCCTCGCCACGGGTACGACCATCAACTCCCAGTCAGCCATCGGAGGCATCATGCTGGTGGGGATCGTGGTAAACAACGCGATTCTCATCGTCGACCAGGCAGGAAGATTCCGCCGCCGGGGAGGAATGAATGCCCTCGAGGCGGCCCTCGAGGCGGGCTGCAGACGTTTGAGGCCCATTCTCATGACATCGCTCACAACCATGATGGCCCTCATGCCCCTGGCCCTGGGCATCGGCGAGGGAAGCGAACAGCAGGCACCCATGGCCCGTGTTGTCGTGGGGGGACTCATGAGCTCCACCTTCATCACACTCATACTCATACCCGCCATTTATTCACTTTTCTATGGTCACCGGGATGGTTCTCCGGTGTCATCATTTCTCGGGAGATCTGATCAATGA